In Rhodanobacter humi, the following are encoded in one genomic region:
- a CDS encoding M61 family metallopeptidase, producing MKATRLASAIVASAFGLVSLNALADVPPPQDVAYPGTLQISVDATDLAHRVFRVHEVVPAQPGPLTLLYPQWLPGNHSPSGPIDKFAGLVVKANGKVLPWTRDPLNVFAFHVEVPQGASNVEVDFQYLSPQNTREGRVVMTPEMLNLQWNANSVYPAGYYSRQIKTEASVKFPAGWQFGSALEVASRDGDTVHFKPTTYNTLVDSPIYAGKYFKRIDLDPGAKTPVHMDIVADAPKYLEIKPEQIKPFRELVQQMYKLYGAHHYDHYDFLVSLSDKMSGNGLEHHQSSEDGTSADFFTEWKKNALGRDLFSHEFNHSWDGKYRRPADLWTPNFNVPMQDSLLWVYEGQTQFWGQVMASRSGLWDTEQAHDMWAFVAATYDKGRPGLASWRNVQDTTNDPIIAQRAPLPYRNYQGSEDYYSAGQLIWLDVDGKLRDLSHGKKSIDDFAKDFFGMDNGSFVTNTYTFDDVVKTLNAIAPYDWASYLRTRLDGHGPITGGFEAHGWKLVYTDQPSAAVKAFEARRHVAELTYSLGVSVGKGGQIGDVLWDGPAFKAGLAPSMTVVAVNGHDYDPDALKDAVTAAAKDKNQPIELLVKNFDEYKTIRIDYHDGLKYPHLVRDTSKPDTLTTLFKAR from the coding sequence TTGAAAGCCACCCGCCTCGCCTCCGCCATCGTCGCCAGCGCCTTCGGCCTGGTCAGCCTCAACGCACTCGCCGATGTGCCGCCGCCGCAGGATGTGGCCTACCCCGGTACGCTGCAGATCAGCGTGGACGCCACCGACCTCGCGCACCGCGTGTTCCGCGTGCACGAGGTGGTGCCCGCGCAGCCCGGCCCGCTGACCCTGCTGTACCCGCAGTGGCTGCCCGGCAACCACTCGCCCAGCGGCCCGATCGACAAGTTCGCCGGACTGGTGGTGAAGGCGAACGGCAAGGTGCTGCCGTGGACGCGCGATCCGCTCAACGTATTCGCATTCCACGTCGAGGTGCCGCAGGGCGCCAGCAACGTGGAGGTGGACTTCCAGTACCTGTCGCCGCAGAACACCCGCGAGGGCCGCGTGGTGATGACGCCGGAAATGCTCAACCTGCAGTGGAACGCGAACTCGGTGTACCCGGCCGGCTACTACAGCCGCCAGATCAAGACCGAGGCCAGCGTGAAATTCCCCGCCGGCTGGCAGTTCGGCAGCGCGCTGGAAGTGGCCTCGCGCGATGGCGACACCGTGCACTTCAAGCCCACCACCTACAACACCCTGGTGGACTCGCCGATCTACGCCGGCAAGTACTTCAAGCGCATCGACCTCGATCCGGGCGCGAAGACGCCGGTGCACATGGACATCGTGGCCGACGCGCCGAAGTACCTCGAGATCAAGCCCGAGCAGATCAAGCCGTTCCGCGAGCTGGTGCAGCAGATGTACAAGCTGTACGGCGCGCACCACTACGACCACTACGACTTCCTCGTCTCGCTCAGCGACAAGATGAGCGGCAACGGCCTGGAGCACCACCAGTCCAGCGAGGACGGCACCTCGGCCGACTTCTTCACCGAGTGGAAGAAGAACGCGCTGGGCCGCGACCTGTTCTCGCACGAGTTCAACCACTCCTGGGACGGCAAGTACCGCCGCCCGGCCGACCTGTGGACGCCGAACTTCAACGTGCCGATGCAGGATTCCCTGTTGTGGGTGTACGAGGGCCAGACCCAGTTCTGGGGCCAGGTGATGGCCTCGCGCTCGGGCCTGTGGGACACCGAGCAGGCGCACGACATGTGGGCCTTCGTGGCCGCCACGTACGACAAGGGCCGCCCCGGCCTCGCCAGCTGGCGCAATGTGCAGGACACCACCAACGACCCGATCATCGCCCAGCGCGCGCCGCTGCCGTACCGCAACTACCAGGGCAGCGAGGACTACTACTCCGCCGGCCAGCTGATCTGGCTGGACGTGGACGGCAAGCTGCGTGACCTGAGCCATGGCAAGAAGAGCATCGACGACTTTGCCAAGGACTTCTTCGGCATGGACAACGGCAGCTTCGTCACCAACACCTACACCTTCGACGACGTGGTGAAGACGCTGAACGCCATCGCCCCGTACGACTGGGCGAGCTACCTGCGCACGCGACTGGACGGCCACGGCCCGATCACCGGCGGTTTCGAAGCGCACGGCTGGAAGCTGGTCTACACCGACCAGCCCAGCGCCGCGGTGAAGGCCTTCGAGGCCCGCCGCCATGTCGCCGAGCTCACCTACTCGCTGGGCGTGTCGGTGGGCAAGGGCGGCCAGATCGGCGACGTGCTGTGGGACGGCCCCGCCTTCAAGGCGGGCCTGGCCCCCAGCATGACCGTCGTCGCCGTCAACGGCCACGACTACGACCCCGATGCGCTGAAGGACGCCGTCACTGCCGCCGCGAAGGACAAGAACCAGCCGATCGAACTGCTGGTGAAGAACTTCGACGAGTACAAGACCATCCGCATCGACTACCACGACGGCCTGAAGTACCCGCACCTGGTGCGCGACACCAGCAAGCCCGACACGCTCACCACGCTGTTCAAGGCCCGCTGA
- a CDS encoding DUF3667 domain-containing protein: MQETAGLSGQATACANCGTPLGGEYCARCGERRLHPDEHTLRHIVGEWFEAFSHGEGRLLVSLRTLLLKPGELTREYFRGRRMPYARPVALFFAVNLLYFLLTSLNTFSTVLETQMSVTPLEHAKQTMVLDKALGPRVSATVKAEVMADYWALYGSERAAVAAGRAASAAEQKADKEKGVAASRHPAALEAVYRYQERFDERTETLSRALVVALVPMLACFLWLTLAPLRRGLPELLIFATHLWSGLLLILLLFGWLVTGATLATRWFLDGRVPAILQNDTYASMALAVLVAIYVYRALRAYLHYPRVGCAILCTWMLAGLFWSLQLYRLLLFYVTVQVLH; the protein is encoded by the coding sequence ATGCAGGAGACGGCGGGGCTTTCGGGCCAGGCAACGGCCTGCGCGAATTGCGGCACGCCGCTGGGCGGCGAGTACTGCGCGCGGTGCGGCGAACGTCGGCTGCACCCGGACGAGCACACGCTGCGGCACATCGTGGGCGAGTGGTTCGAGGCGTTCTCGCATGGCGAGGGCCGCCTGCTCGTCTCGCTGCGCACGCTGCTGCTCAAACCGGGCGAGTTGACGCGCGAATACTTCCGCGGGCGGCGCATGCCGTATGCGCGGCCGGTGGCGCTGTTCTTCGCGGTGAACCTGCTGTACTTCCTGCTGACCAGTCTGAACACGTTCTCCACAGTGCTGGAGACACAGATGAGTGTGACGCCACTGGAGCACGCGAAGCAGACGATGGTGCTGGACAAGGCGTTGGGTCCGCGGGTTTCGGCGACGGTGAAGGCCGAGGTGATGGCGGATTACTGGGCGCTGTACGGATCGGAGCGCGCCGCGGTCGCTGCGGGTCGCGCCGCCTCGGCCGCCGAGCAGAAGGCCGACAAGGAGAAGGGCGTTGCCGCCAGTCGCCACCCGGCGGCACTGGAAGCGGTTTATCGCTACCAGGAGCGGTTCGACGAGCGCACCGAGACGCTGTCGCGTGCCTTGGTGGTCGCGCTCGTGCCTATGCTGGCGTGCTTCCTGTGGCTGACCCTGGCGCCGCTGCGCCGTGGCTTGCCGGAACTGCTGATCTTCGCGACCCACTTGTGGAGCGGGCTATTGCTGATACTGCTGCTGTTCGGCTGGTTGGTGACGGGAGCGACGCTTGCAACGCGATGGTTCCTGGATGGCAGGGTGCCCGCGATCCTGCAGAACGACACGTATGCAAGCATGGCCCTCGCCGTGCTGGTGGCGATCTACGTGTATCGCGCGCTGCGTGCCTACCTCCACTATCCGCGCGTCGGCTGCGCGATCCTGTGTACGTGGATGCTGGCGGGCCTGTTCTGGTCGTTGCAGCTTTACCGCCTGCTGTTGTTCTACGTGACGGTGCAAGTGCTGCACTGA
- a CDS encoding M61 family metallopeptidase gives MNRHPFRSSLIAAAVVGALSLSVAATAQDARRAAPQDTPYPGQLTVNVDLTDAAKRMFRVHETIPVKPGEFTLLYPEWIPGEHAPSGPIQNVAGLIITANGKQLAWRRDLRDMFAIHLDVPEGVSQLDLSFQFLSPGDGEGSLFGASASSTPNLVDVEFNQVAFYPAGYYSRQIQIQPTVQLPAGWKFGTALQVAKLQVANQSAGQAGDTVQFKPVSFNNFVDSPLIAGEHFDRVDLAPGAKVPVHLNVVGDGAKDVKLTAKQLEQQRAVVTQTNLLFGAHHYDHYDFLLTLSDHTGHFGLEHHQSSDDRLPADFFTNDDMHTLAASLMPHEFVHSWNGKFRRPADLWTPNFNVKMQDDLLWVYEGLTDYWCSVLTARSGLWTPEQFRDTMANIDASMSERTGRAWRSLQDTADAAPLTYYGGGGWANWRRGTDFYPEGQLLWLDVDTKIRELSGGKHSLDDFAHAFYGMENGSYVTKTYTFDDVVNTLNQVQPFDWASFLKARLDYTGPELPEHGIARGGWKLVYTDKPNAETKAMEGIRHGVNLAASIGLSASKTGSIYDVQWSGPAFQAGLVPGETIVAVDGKDYSPDALKDAITAAKTGSAPIELLVKNVDVYSTAKIDYHGGLRYPHLERTGGKDLLGAIATPRK, from the coding sequence GTGAATCGTCATCCCTTCCGTTCCAGCCTGATCGCCGCCGCGGTGGTCGGGGCGCTTTCGCTGTCTGTCGCCGCCACCGCGCAGGATGCCCGCCGCGCCGCGCCGCAAGACACGCCGTATCCCGGCCAGCTCACGGTGAACGTGGACCTCACCGACGCCGCGAAGCGGATGTTCCGCGTGCACGAGACGATTCCGGTGAAGCCGGGCGAATTCACCCTGCTGTATCCGGAGTGGATTCCCGGCGAGCACGCGCCGTCCGGCCCGATCCAGAACGTGGCCGGGCTGATCATCACCGCAAACGGCAAGCAGCTGGCGTGGCGCCGCGACCTGCGCGACATGTTCGCGATTCACCTGGACGTGCCCGAAGGCGTGAGCCAGCTCGATCTCTCGTTCCAGTTCCTCTCGCCGGGTGACGGCGAGGGCAGCCTGTTTGGCGCGAGCGCTTCGTCCACGCCGAACCTGGTGGACGTGGAGTTCAACCAGGTGGCGTTCTATCCGGCCGGCTACTACTCGCGGCAGATCCAGATCCAGCCCACCGTGCAGTTGCCTGCCGGCTGGAAGTTCGGTACTGCGCTGCAAGTGGCCAAGCTACAAGTGGCAAACCAGAGTGCTGGTCAAGCGGGCGACACCGTGCAGTTCAAGCCGGTGAGCTTCAACAACTTCGTGGATTCGCCGCTGATCGCGGGCGAGCACTTCGATCGCGTGGACCTGGCGCCGGGCGCGAAGGTGCCGGTGCACCTCAACGTGGTGGGCGACGGCGCGAAGGACGTCAAGCTCACCGCCAAGCAGCTGGAGCAGCAGCGCGCGGTGGTGACGCAGACCAACCTGCTGTTCGGCGCGCACCACTACGACCACTACGACTTCCTGCTCACGCTGTCCGACCACACCGGCCACTTCGGGCTGGAACACCACCAGTCCAGCGACGACCGCCTGCCGGCCGACTTCTTCACCAACGACGACATGCACACGCTGGCGGCCAGCCTGATGCCGCACGAGTTCGTGCATTCGTGGAACGGCAAGTTCCGCCGCCCCGCCGACCTGTGGACGCCGAACTTCAACGTGAAGATGCAGGACGACCTCTTGTGGGTGTACGAGGGCCTCACCGACTACTGGTGCAGCGTGCTCACCGCGCGCTCCGGCCTGTGGACGCCCGAACAGTTCCGCGACACGATGGCGAACATCGACGCCTCGATGAGCGAGCGCACCGGTCGCGCCTGGCGCTCGCTGCAGGACACCGCCGACGCCGCGCCGCTCACCTACTACGGCGGCGGCGGCTGGGCGAACTGGCGCCGCGGCACCGACTTCTATCCGGAAGGCCAGCTCTTGTGGCTGGACGTGGACACCAAGATCCGCGAACTCTCCGGCGGCAAGCACTCGCTGGACGACTTCGCGCATGCCTTCTACGGCATGGAAAACGGCAGCTACGTGACCAAGACCTACACCTTCGACGACGTGGTGAACACGCTGAACCAGGTGCAGCCGTTCGACTGGGCGAGCTTCCTCAAGGCGCGGCTGGACTACACCGGCCCGGAACTGCCCGAACACGGCATCGCGCGCGGCGGCTGGAAGCTGGTCTACACCGACAAGCCGAATGCCGAGACCAAGGCGATGGAAGGCATCCGCCACGGCGTCAACCTCGCCGCCTCGATCGGCCTGTCCGCGTCCAAGACCGGCAGCATCTACGACGTGCAGTGGAGCGGCCCCGCGTTCCAGGCCGGCCTGGTGCCGGGCGAGACCATCGTGGCGGTGGACGGCAAGGACTACTCGCCCGACGCGCTGAAGGACGCGATCACCGCGGCGAAGACCGGCAGCGCGCCGATTGAGCTGCTGGTGAAGAACGTCGACGTTTACAGCACGGCGAAGATCGACTACCACGGCGGCCTGCGCTACCCGCACCTGGAGCGCACCGGCGGCAAGGACCTGCTCGGCGCGATCGCCACGCCGCGCAAGTAG
- a CDS encoding GNAT family N-acetyltransferase: protein MDIRLDTLDRPQVLALLREHLDSLAPTAPAESRHALNLDGLRGPDVTFWCVWDGPVLAGFGALKQLDPLHGEIKSMRTASTHLRRGVASHMLQHLIGEAGARGYARLSLETGAMAFFEPARNLYAAFGFAPCAPFGDYRPDPNSVFMTKRIGAMVNHQA from the coding sequence ATGGACATACGCCTCGACACGCTGGACCGTCCGCAGGTGCTGGCCCTGCTGCGCGAACATCTCGACTCGCTCGCCCCCACGGCACCAGCCGAAAGCCGTCACGCGCTGAACCTCGACGGCTTGCGCGGGCCGGACGTCACGTTCTGGTGCGTGTGGGATGGTCCGGTGCTGGCCGGCTTCGGCGCGCTGAAGCAACTGGATCCGCTGCATGGCGAGATCAAGTCCATGCGCACCGCGTCCACCCATCTGCGCCGTGGCGTCGCCTCGCACATGCTGCAGCACCTGATCGGCGAGGCGGGTGCCCGCGGCTATGCACGGCTGAGCCTGGAAACCGGGGCGATGGCGTTCTTCGAGCCGGCGCGGAACCTGTACGCCGCGTTCGGCTTCGCGCCCTGCGCGCCGTTCGGCGACTATCGGCCCGATCCGAACAGCGTGTTCATGACCAAGCGCATCGGCGCGATGGTCAACCACCAGGCCTGA
- a CDS encoding amino acid permease produces MRFLSRMLRHKSVEQLQSEAGQRGDFRRVLGLWQLTAIGIGGIIGVGIFVLAGQQAAMNAGPAVALSFLIAGAGSACAALCYAEFAGLIPVTGSAYTYGYAVLGEFVAWIIGWDLLLEYALVVAVVAIGWSGYVQVLLASAGVHLPEWAQQSMSAQTMHYYLQQLFGVHGGTAIAAPSDGHRFNVIAAGVSLAVALLLTVRMEWGARFNTAIVAIKVLGVLLVIGVGAFYINTANWHPFVPARAFDAQGVGHFGWAGVLTGASVVFFAVFGYDTLTTAAEEAKHPQRDLPRAVLLSLAVAMVLYIAVSLVLTGITHYSNLNGDASVSQAFEAIGLHWVSIAIAVAAVVGVTSVLFAFMLGAARIWFALARDGLLPAWFAKVSPRFGTPARPTVILGVFTAIVAGLLPIGEVAELVNIGTLSAFIIICTAVLVLRIRKPQLPRSFRMPWIAVLAPLGVAFSLLLIFGVPWLDANGWQRIGGLPAITFERFVIWMALGCLIYFGYGIRHSKLDGERL; encoded by the coding sequence ATGCGTTTTCTGAGCCGAATGCTCCGCCACAAGTCCGTCGAACAGCTGCAGAGCGAGGCGGGGCAGCGTGGCGATTTCCGCCGCGTGCTGGGCCTGTGGCAGCTCACCGCGATCGGCATCGGCGGCATCATCGGCGTGGGCATCTTCGTGCTCGCCGGCCAGCAGGCGGCGATGAACGCCGGCCCCGCGGTGGCGCTCTCGTTTCTGATTGCCGGCGCGGGCAGCGCCTGCGCCGCGCTGTGCTACGCCGAGTTCGCCGGGCTGATCCCGGTGACCGGCAGCGCCTACACCTACGGCTACGCGGTGCTGGGCGAGTTCGTGGCCTGGATCATCGGCTGGGACCTGCTGCTGGAATACGCGCTGGTGGTCGCGGTGGTGGCGATCGGCTGGTCGGGCTACGTGCAGGTGCTGCTGGCCTCGGCGGGCGTGCACCTGCCGGAGTGGGCGCAGCAGAGCATGAGCGCGCAGACCATGCACTACTACCTGCAACAGTTGTTCGGCGTGCATGGCGGCACGGCCATTGCGGCGCCCAGTGACGGTCACCGCTTCAACGTGATCGCCGCCGGCGTGTCGCTGGCGGTGGCGCTGCTGCTCACCGTGCGCATGGAATGGGGGGCGCGTTTCAACACCGCGATCGTGGCCATCAAGGTGCTGGGCGTGCTGCTGGTGATCGGCGTGGGCGCGTTCTACATCAACACCGCGAACTGGCATCCGTTCGTCCCTGCGCGCGCGTTCGACGCGCAGGGCGTGGGCCACTTCGGTTGGGCCGGCGTGCTCACCGGCGCCAGCGTGGTGTTCTTCGCGGTGTTCGGCTACGACACGCTGACCACGGCGGCCGAAGAAGCCAAGCATCCGCAGCGCGACCTGCCGCGCGCCGTGCTGCTGTCGCTGGCGGTGGCGATGGTGCTGTACATCGCGGTGTCGCTGGTGCTCACCGGCATCACCCACTACAGCAATCTCAACGGCGACGCCTCGGTGTCGCAGGCCTTCGAGGCGATCGGCCTGCATTGGGTTTCCATCGCCATCGCGGTGGCCGCGGTGGTGGGCGTCACCAGCGTGCTGTTCGCGTTCATGCTGGGCGCGGCGCGCATCTGGTTCGCGCTGGCGCGCGACGGCCTGCTGCCGGCGTGGTTCGCGAAGGTCAGTCCGCGTTTCGGCACGCCGGCGCGGCCGACCGTGATCCTCGGCGTGTTCACCGCCATCGTGGCCGGCCTGCTGCCGATCGGCGAGGTGGCCGAGCTGGTCAACATCGGTACGCTCAGCGCCTTCATCATCATCTGCACCGCCGTGCTGGTGCTGCGCATCCGCAAGCCGCAGCTGCCGCGCAGCTTCCGCATGCCGTGGATCGCCGTGCTGGCGCCGCTGGGCGTGGCGTTCTCGCTGCTGCTGATCTTCGGCGTGCCGTGGCTGGATGCCAACGGCTGGCAGCGCATCGGCGGCCTGCCCGCGATCACCTTCGAGCGCTTCGTGATCTGGATGGCGCTGGGTTGCCTGATCTACTTCGGCTACGGCATCCGTCACAGCAAGCTCGACGGCGAACGGCTGTAG
- a CDS encoding multicopper oxidase family protein: MSRSRRDFLRAAGGLLGAGLLADVLAAPGVAAGAMTGMPMRTTAARLAAPNVPLVNPATLARFVDALPLPARARPVGRRAHPAWPGRLLPCYRMEMRAFAARLHRDLPPTPQWGYAGSSPGPTIEVERDQPVLVEWANALPARHFLPIDHTIHGAERDKPEVRAVTHVHGARVPADSDGWPEDWYAPGRSALNRYPNAQDAATLWYHDHAMGITRLNIYAGLYGAWLVRDAQERALGLPSGECDLPLFLCDRLIGRDGRLYYPVSDDPAAPWVMQCQGNAVLCNGKLFPYLEVEPRRYRLRLLNVANSSFFELALTHGLAFQQIGSDQGLLPAPVECGRITLYPAERADVVVDFAGLAGQRAQLRLHGTGILEFRVRDRGRRDDSVLPARLRPVPRLDVAGARDRVLSLGEVDDAGGNALRMLLAGKRWSDPVSERPRAGSVETWSFVNLSGDAHPVHLHLVRFQVLDRRPFDLFAWNARRELKYTGPAQPPPPHESGWKDTVRADPGMVTRIAVHFEGEPGRYVWHCHLLEHEDNEMMRPYELLPA; this comes from the coding sequence GTGAGCCGCTCGCGGCGGGATTTTCTGCGCGCCGCCGGCGGCCTGCTCGGTGCGGGCCTGCTGGCCGATGTGCTGGCTGCGCCGGGCGTGGCGGCGGGCGCGATGACGGGCATGCCGATGCGCACCACCGCGGCACGCCTGGCCGCACCGAACGTGCCGCTGGTGAACCCGGCCACGCTGGCGCGGTTCGTCGATGCCTTGCCGCTGCCGGCGCGTGCGCGTCCCGTCGGGCGGCGCGCGCACCCGGCCTGGCCCGGGCGCCTGCTGCCGTGCTATCGCATGGAGATGCGCGCGTTCGCGGCGCGTCTGCATCGCGACCTGCCGCCCACGCCGCAATGGGGCTACGCGGGCAGTTCGCCGGGACCCACGATCGAGGTCGAGCGCGATCAGCCGGTGCTGGTGGAATGGGCGAATGCTTTGCCGGCGCGACACTTCCTGCCGATCGACCACACGATCCACGGTGCCGAGCGCGACAAGCCCGAGGTGCGCGCCGTGACCCACGTGCACGGCGCGCGCGTGCCGGCGGACAGCGATGGCTGGCCCGAGGACTGGTACGCGCCGGGCCGCTCCGCGCTGAACCGCTATCCGAACGCGCAGGACGCGGCCACGCTGTGGTACCACGACCACGCGATGGGCATCACCCGGCTCAACATCTACGCCGGCCTGTACGGCGCGTGGCTGGTGCGCGATGCGCAGGAGCGCGCGCTTGGCCTGCCGTCGGGCGAGTGCGACCTGCCGCTGTTCCTGTGCGACCGGTTGATCGGCCGCGACGGCCGGCTGTATTACCCGGTGTCCGACGATCCCGCGGCGCCTTGGGTGATGCAGTGCCAGGGCAACGCCGTGCTGTGCAACGGAAAGCTGTTTCCGTATCTCGAGGTGGAGCCGCGCCGCTATCGCCTGCGCCTGCTCAACGTGGCGAACAGCAGCTTCTTCGAGCTGGCGTTGACGCACGGCCTGGCGTTCCAGCAGATCGGCAGCGACCAGGGCCTGCTGCCGGCGCCGGTCGAATGCGGACGCATCACGCTGTATCCCGCCGAGCGCGCCGACGTGGTGGTCGACTTCGCCGGCCTCGCGGGACAACGGGCGCAGCTGCGCCTGCATGGCACGGGCATCCTGGAATTCCGCGTGCGCGATCGCGGTCGTCGCGACGACTCGGTGTTGCCGGCGCGCCTGCGCCCGGTGCCGCGCCTCGACGTGGCCGGTGCACGTGATCGCGTGCTGAGCCTGGGCGAGGTGGACGATGCCGGCGGCAACGCGCTGCGCATGCTGCTAGCCGGCAAGCGCTGGTCCGATCCGGTGAGCGAGCGGCCACGCGCGGGCAGCGTGGAGACCTGGAGTTTCGTCAACCTCAGTGGCGATGCGCATCCGGTGCACCTGCACCTGGTGCGCTTCCAGGTGCTCGACCGGCGGCCGTTCGATCTGTTCGCGTGGAACGCGCGGCGCGAGCTGAAGTACACCGGGCCCGCGCAACCGCCGCCGCCGCACGAGTCCGGCTGGAAGGACACCGTGCGCGCCGACCCGGGCATGGTCACGCGCATCGCGGTGCACTTCGAGGGCGAGCCCGGCCGCTACGTGTGGCACTGCCATCTGCTTGAACACGAAGACAACGAGATGATGCGGCCGTACGAGTTGCTGCCGGCCTGA
- a CDS encoding glycerophosphodiester phosphodiesterase, producing MSPVIEKPLAARVQVIAHRGASAHLPEHTLAAYARAIDDGADFIEPDLVMTRDGALVSRHENEISGTTDVAAHAEFASRRTTKTIDGVAVEGWFTEDFTLAELKTLRARERLPELRGTAHDGLFPVATFAEIVALAAACGRTVGIIPEIKHGTYFRNIGLPMEDALLDALAAHAYTRAAPVEIQSFEVGNLKYLDGERKRRGMANLHLLQLLGESHEQPFDVVAVGGALDYAAMTTPQGLREIAAYADAIGPSTRAVLPLTQDGRLGAATALVRDAHATGLEVHVYTLRPENAFLPPALRDGDDLHQRNEAGSLAEMHALLDAGIDAFFTDDPALGRKAVDGRGASAGK from the coding sequence ATGTCCCCCGTGATCGAGAAACCACTTGCTGCACGCGTGCAGGTGATCGCCCACCGTGGCGCCAGCGCGCACCTTCCCGAGCACACGCTGGCGGCGTATGCGCGGGCGATCGACGATGGCGCGGATTTCATCGAACCGGATCTGGTGATGACGCGCGACGGCGCGCTGGTGTCGCGGCACGAGAACGAGATTTCCGGCACCACCGACGTGGCGGCGCATGCGGAGTTCGCGTCGCGACGCACGACGAAAACCATCGACGGCGTGGCAGTGGAAGGCTGGTTCACCGAGGACTTCACGCTCGCCGAGTTGAAGACGTTGCGGGCGCGCGAGCGGCTGCCGGAACTGCGCGGCACGGCGCATGACGGGCTGTTTCCGGTGGCGACGTTCGCCGAGATCGTGGCGCTGGCGGCGGCGTGCGGGCGCACGGTTGGGATCATCCCCGAGATCAAGCACGGCACGTATTTCCGCAACATCGGCCTGCCGATGGAAGACGCGCTGCTCGATGCGCTGGCCGCGCACGCGTACACGCGCGCGGCGCCGGTGGAGATCCAGTCCTTTGAGGTCGGCAACCTGAAGTACCTGGACGGCGAGCGGAAGCGGCGCGGCATGGCGAACCTGCACCTGCTGCAGCTGCTGGGCGAATCGCACGAGCAGCCGTTCGACGTGGTGGCCGTGGGCGGTGCGCTGGACTACGCGGCGATGACGACGCCGCAAGGCTTGCGCGAGATTGCCGCTTACGCGGATGCCATCGGCCCCTCGACGCGCGCGGTGTTGCCGCTCACGCAGGATGGTCGCCTCGGCGCAGCCACCGCATTGGTGCGCGATGCGCATGCGACGGGGTTGGAAGTGCACGTGTACACGCTGCGCCCCGAGAACGCGTTCCTTCCGCCGGCGTTGCGCGATGGCGATGACCTGCACCAGCGCAACGAGGCCGGCAGCCTCGCGGAAATGCACGCGCTGCTCGATGCCGGCATCGATGCGTTCTTCACCGACGATCCGGCGTTGGGACGCAAGGCGGTGGACGGGCGGGGAGCGAGTGCAGGGAAGTGA
- a CDS encoding sterol desaturase family protein produces the protein MNTQELIITWATPVFFLLIGIELLVAKLRGRDAYAGNDAINSIGLGAISQLVAVFSKLLTIGIYAWCVEHLALFALPADSVLVWVGALLGYDFCYYWLHRKGHETNILWAAHVVHHQSERYNLSTALRQTGSGALLGWIFYLPLAILGVPVEVFVVVALIDLLYQFWVHTEQIGRLGWFDRVFCSPSNHRAHHAVNDRYLDRNYGGILIVWDRLFGSFVEEDDTDPPVYGTRSPLRSWNPLWANAEVYWRTAQDAWHARRWRDKLRVWIKPPGWRPADVAARFPKPAFAMPDTRYDPPLAAPLKLYVLVQFAVLLGMVTQFLGLAGHAGLPELLLYAAWQVFGLCVLGALMEGRHWAWWAEGLRVLAMAALPFAAGRWFGVAHLDVRVALAFALVFGASALALPWLHAGTRVVHRGAARA, from the coding sequence ATGAACACGCAGGAACTCATCATCACCTGGGCCACGCCGGTGTTCTTCCTGCTGATCGGCATCGAGCTGCTGGTGGCGAAGCTGCGCGGGCGCGATGCCTACGCCGGCAACGACGCGATCAACAGCATCGGCCTGGGCGCGATCTCGCAGCTGGTGGCGGTGTTCAGCAAGTTGCTGACGATCGGCATCTACGCGTGGTGCGTCGAACACCTGGCGCTGTTCGCGCTGCCCGCCGACAGCGTGCTGGTGTGGGTCGGCGCCTTGCTGGGCTACGACTTCTGCTACTACTGGCTGCACCGCAAGGGCCACGAGACGAACATCCTGTGGGCCGCCCACGTGGTGCATCACCAGAGCGAGCGCTACAACCTCTCCACGGCCTTGCGCCAGACCGGCAGCGGCGCGTTGCTGGGCTGGATCTTCTACCTGCCGCTGGCGATCCTCGGCGTGCCGGTCGAGGTGTTCGTGGTGGTCGCGCTGATCGACCTGCTGTACCAGTTCTGGGTGCACACCGAGCAGATTGGCCGGCTGGGCTGGTTCGACCGCGTGTTCTGCTCGCCGTCCAACCACCGCGCCCATCACGCGGTGAACGACCGCTACCTCGACCGCAACTACGGCGGCATCCTGATCGTGTGGGACCGGCTGTTCGGCAGCTTCGTGGAAGAGGACGACACCGACCCGCCGGTGTACGGCACGCGCTCGCCGCTGCGCAGCTGGAATCCGCTGTGGGCGAACGCCGAGGTGTACTGGCGCACCGCGCAGGATGCGTGGCACGCGCGGCGCTGGCGCGACAAGCTGCGGGTGTGGATCAAGCCGCCGGGCTGGCGCCCCGCCGACGTGGCGGCGCGTTTCCCGAAGCCGGCCTTCGCGATGCCCGACACGCGTTACGACCCGCCGCTGGCCGCGCCGCTGAAACTCTACGTGCTCGTGCAGTTCGCGGTGTTGCTGGGCATGGTCACCCAGTTCCTCGGCCTGGCCGGGCACGCCGGTTTGCCCGAGTTGCTGCTGTATGCGGCCTGGCAGGTGTTCGGCCTGTGCGTGCTGGGCGCGCTGATGGAAGGCCGACACTGGGCATGGTGGGCCGAGGGCCTGCGTGTGCTGGCGATGGCCGCGCTGCCGTTCGCCGCGGGGCGCTGGTTCGGCGTGGCGCATCTGGACGTCCGCGTCGCACTGGCCTTCGCGCTGGTATTCGGCGCCAGCGCTCTGGCCTTGCCGTGGTTGCACGCCGGCACACGCGTGGTGCATCGCGGCGCGGCGCGTGCATGA